From one Lysinibacillus sp. G4S2 genomic stretch:
- a CDS encoding AbrB/MazE/SpoVT family DNA-binding domain-containing protein, protein MIMKSTGIVRKVDELGRVVIPIELRRTLGIAEKDALEIYVDDDKIILKKYMPNMTCAVTGEVSDDNFRLVGGKLILSPEGAEMLVKEIQSNLKK, encoded by the coding sequence ATAATTATGAAATCAACAGGAATCGTTCGTAAAGTAGATGAATTAGGTCGTGTAGTAATTCCTATCGAACTACGCCGTACATTAGGTATTGCAGAAAAAGACGCTTTAGAAATCTATGTGGATGATGACAAAATCATCTTAAAAAAATATATGCCTAACATGACATGTGCTGTAACTGGTGAAGTTTCTGATGATAACTTCCGTCTAGTTGGAGGCAAATTAATTTTAAGTCCTGAAGGCGCAGAAATGTTAGTGAAAGAAATTCAATCTAACTTAAAAAAATAA